A genomic segment from Toxotes jaculatrix isolate fToxJac2 chromosome 6, fToxJac2.pri, whole genome shotgun sequence encodes:
- the xxylt1 gene encoding xyloside xylosyltransferase 1 gives MGILRLVARIMGRISTFRSYQFVLLLAAALAVVAFYYFGSEKQNFSSTTKRIKQTQASHNTNRNDADLTVDTRVSHTDGSEEQGGGESGGFRSKKGDSDAANQRYHALMMFTKVDKSRSLQDKFRVAMLSMVKHGRFLEGEVLVLHFVSDQASQELGERMLQEFLFDATFKYEVLFHDVVTLTHKLFPIVEAMQKHFSAGSGAYYSDAIFFLSVAMHHIMPESLTRIVQLDLDLKYRTNIRDLFQEFGRFPPGAVIGITREMQPVYRHTFWQYRKENPQTRVGEPPPDGLPGFNSGVMLLDLGAMRASALYNQLLEPGNVAKLADQYRFRGHLGDQDFFTMIGMEHPELFYPLACGWNRQLCTWWRDHGYGDVFQLYYRCDGPVYIFHGNCNSPIPDD, from the exons ATGGGCATCCTAAGACTGGTAGCCAGAATCATGGGTAGGATCAGTACATTCAGGTCCTATCAGTTTGTGCTTCTCTTGGCTGCTGCGCTTGCTGTTGTAGCTTTTTACTACTTCGGCTCTGAGAAGCAGAACTTCTCCAGCACCACCAAGAGGATCAAGCAGACCCAGGCCAGCCACAACACCAACAGAAACGATGCAGACCTGACTGTGGACACCAGGGTCTCACATACAGATGGATCTGAGGAgcaaggagggggagagagcgGAGGTTTCAGGTCAAAGAAGGGGGACAGTGACGCTGCCAACCAACGCTACCACGCACTCATGATGTTCACCAAGGTGGACAAGAGCCGGAGCCTGCAGGACAAGTTCAGGGTGGCCATGTTGTCCATGGTGAAGCATGGACGCTTTCTGGAAGGAGAGGTGTTGGTGCTTCATTTTGTGAGTGACCAGGCCAGCCAAGAACTGGGAGAGAGGATGCTGCAGGAGTTTCTCTTCGACGCAACATTTAAGTATGAG GTGTTGTTTCATGACGTGGTGACTCTCACGCATAAGCTCTTCCCCATTGTGGAGGCCATGCAGAAGCACTTCAGTGCTGGCTCTGGAGCTTACTACAGTGATGCCATCTTCTTCCTGTCCGTAGCCATGCATCACATCATGCCTGAAA GCCTGACCCGCATAGTGCAGCTTGACCTGGATCTGAAATACAGGACCAACATCAGGGACCTCTTCCAAGAATTTGGCCGGTTTCCTCCAGGGGCGGTAATAGGCATCACCAGAGAGATGCAGCCAGTCTACAG ACACACCTTTTGGCAGTATCGTAAGGAGAACCCTCAGACCAGAGTAGGTGAACCTCCTCCTGACGGTCTCCCAGGTTTCAACAGTGGCGTAATGTTATTGGACCTGGGAGCAATGAGGGCCTCAGCTCTCTACAACCAACTGTTGGAGCCCGGAAACGTGGCCAAACTGGCCGACCAGTATCGCTTCAGGGGCCACCTCGGTGACCAGGACTTCTTCACCATGATCGGCATGGAGCATCCTGAACTGTTTTATCCACTGGCCTGTGGCTGGAACAGACAGCTGTGTACCTGGTGGAGGGACCACGGATACGGAGACGTGTTTCAGCTGTATTATCGCTGTGATGGACCTGTTTATATCTTCCATGGGAACTGTAACTCCCCTATACCAGATGACTGA